The following is a genomic window from Pieris rapae chromosome 24, ilPieRapa1.1, whole genome shotgun sequence.
AATAAGAATGAGtcaatttaacaaagtaaTACAGAATTTGGCTGATAATGTGATGGTGTGTGTGATGCTgatgatgcaggtgatttagagctatgaatattcttaatacttctTTCTAGCTTCTTCGATAGTCTAAacaatcttttatatatttattttatttatttaagtattcctacagctaatcactaaacaatatccaaacttacacacaaaagccaaaacggaatacacattgaaacagaaacataaagaacagttgtaagattgattgattcgtagatatatatagatatatatatatatatactagcggatccgacagacgttgtcctgtctacgcgtctttaatttcaaaatttcaattttcaataagccattttgatgaaaattattattcaaatgttatgacaatatctaacgatccagcacatggtcacacacgatataacacaatgataacaaaactttttttaaatttcgggacagagtaaaattaaaattcgaatattatttaaaatttgacactgcgatggtagcgccgtctgtcggatccaatgtaaaacattccaaaatcaacaacaactaataaattgaaaattaattaaaaaaacattgtccagcggacaaaattgtgaatctaaaccattcccagatccccttgaacacacacaaaaaatttcgtctaaatcggtccagtcgtttaggaggagttcagtcacatgtgttcacacacacgcacacaagaaatatatatattaagatatatattaaattgattctaagtTTACATTAACTACCAGGTCGTAAGTCAAGAGCGTAGAGCGGgtgagaagaactggcaagaaactctttttaattcaaaattaaaatgttttaattttttattgtaattttcagTATAGATTTAGAATTCTCACCAAACAAAGACATTGAAGATATCTTAACTAATTATCATATTAAGCAAACGCGGCCGTTGTCCGAGATATCAGAGAGAGAGACAAGAGGAGAAAGAGAGAAGGACAGAAGAGAAGGGGAGAGTGAGCCGAAGTATGTGGAGATTTCTGTTGGTGGGAAAAATCaaggtatattaatatttaatactcatttttatatttgttagtttaaaaatattctacaggTACTTATTCATTattgatttcaaaaaaaaaattttctttttttaataaaaacattcgtGTATAATATTAGAGAAGACATTTATTTGTGGCAGTTGTCTTCGAACTTacacacacaaaattttaCGTAATTTTCGTGCGCcaaaattatttcatgttttagAGTTTTTTGAAACTTCTCTACgcatataagtaaaatttttacatacCGTCACGAAGACTGactgaatgtttttatatgaaaaaaaacttatacatCAACTTAGCGGTTAACTTGTTACCGcgttttagtataaaatataaaacgtgtGCTGCCATCTCTTAGTGGATTTTGAGAGCTTCTATTGGGAATTTGGGAATTATTTCGTTCTCTCTTTGAATATACAGACCAAACCAACGAAGACTGCCTCATGCTGCTGGAGAATGTTCAAGTGGAGATCGATCCCAGCATGTTCCCTCTGGACCACGACGCTGACTTTGACCGTGACCAGAATATAGAACAGGTCGATCTGGATCTGGATTCCAGCTCGGATTGTATCGATTTGGGGGAAAAGTGAGTTTTtgaatgatatatttaaaaagggatgtgttttttttatagaacagggggcaaacgggcaggagccttttttatagaacagggggcaaacgggcaggagccttttttatagaacagggggcaaacgggcaggagccttttttatagaacagggggcaaacgggcaggagccttttttatagaacagggggcaaacgggcaggagccttttttatagaacagggggcaaacgggcaggagccttttttatagaacagggggcaaacgggcaggagccttttttatagaacaggggcaaacgggcaggaggcttatttttaaaaaacagggggcaaacgggcgggaggcttatttttaaaaaacagggggcaagcgggcaggagactcacctgatgttaagttacaccgtcgcccatggacactcacactaccagaaggctcgcaagcgcgctgccgtccttttaagaatcaaaatttcaaattgaGATTGTTTTCTATCTTCTAGAAAAGATGACCCCATCAGTCTCCTCTCATCGAGTGACGAGGACGAAGTAATAATCCAAGAACCACACATAGACACAATATCTGTCTCGGACGCCACAGACGAAGACGACATACCACTTTTAAAGCTGGTGAAAAGGCATAAAAAGTCAAAGAAATGCGAGAAAACAGCCGCAATCAACAAGATTCTAGTGAACAAATACAAGTGCGAAGTCTGCAAATACTCAGCCCTGGATGCGGCGGATTACTCCCTCCACATGagcaaacacacacacatgatACACATGTGCGAAATGTGCAACTATCACACATCCAGTTGGCTCCTCATGCACAGGCACAAAGAGAAGCATACGCGCGAGAGCAAGAACACAAAAAGAAGAAACCGAGAGAAGAAGTACAAGTGCCCTCTATGCTCCTACCGGGCCAAACATAACATGAGCCTGGTCTACCACATGGGGACCCATGGCGCGAAGAACGACTTCGAGTGTGACAAGTGCGGGTACTTCAGCAATTTGAAAGAGAACGTGGCGAACCACATGAAGAACTGTAAGAGTGAGTTCTCATGTGGCTACTGCTCTTATAGAACGGGCAGCAAGAGCTGTTACAGCAAGCACTTGAAGCGGTTTCACGATGAGGCTATTGATAGGGATTTTGTCCCGTCGGCTTGGACGTAAAGTGTGAATGTGTCAATCAAATGTCAACTGTCAAGTGTCAAGTGTGTGACAGATGTCTTTAACTTTGTCAAAATGAAGAAATTGTTATCGAGatctgtataaataattgatttaaactaatccataatgtaatattgatttttatagtcTCGTGACACAAAACAATCACAGATTATAGTAGTATATGTCTCAGTCTATatgaaactatatttttcaaaatttgacATTCTtcatcattataaatatatttctttgggAGTTTTCAAGTTAGCAAGCAAGTTAAATTTCCACTGAAATTatcgttaaaatttaatacaaatcgcCAGGTGATAAACTTGAAGTGTGTTTACAAGCAATGTACGTCACAGGTTTGACGCCATCTTGTAGACGCGTTTTAGCGGGTTTTTGAAATTCTTTTAAAGCTTGTGTGGGTTTAAACTTGTATGGGTTCTATAAATGGGTGTTTATGTCAgattatttacagtttttacCTACCAGAGACGAAAACAAAAGCCTATACCTGCAATTTTCTCAAACACGCGTGCAAGTCAAGTCAAATGAATCTTTTTGTgaatgagttttttttaaaactcgtAGTAAAGTGTACATTTGTGACTATCGCTAATAAACGTCAGTTTAAGAATCGGAGACAgtcagaattaaaaaaaaacattgcttATGCCACCGAGTATTTTTTCTAGGAAACGCGTCGTGTCTATTCTAGGTCATAGACATTCTAATTAGGGCATCGAGCCCGGGTTTACCCGGGCCGTAAAAACCCGGGTTTTCCCGGTTCTGaggattacaaaaaaaaccgggtttcaatttttaaaactcggGTTTTCGGGTTTTTccgggtttttttttatacttttgtttttgttgtttattaagttaaaagcactttgaatgtaataataagtaaattgaataaaaattcgctttgataaattattatttatgacacaAAAAGTAGCTTCCTTGCTACGTTCCTATCCATAAACAAGACATGCAAGTTAAATGCGCGTCCATCTCAGGACATGAGAGGGGTGAACTGTGGAGCAGTTGAGAGGGGAGGGTATATCGTTGCGCGGGTGATGAATACCGGCGCCATTTGAGACTGATGCCAACCCAAGTATGCAGGTTATGGTGTCTCATATGGCTGCAGTTGATGGAATTTCTCTTAGAACGTTCTCAAAAT
Proteins encoded in this region:
- the LOC111000446 gene encoding zinc finger Y-chromosomal protein 1-like, with product MTEECCVDGCFNVKEQLFYFKLPVSRTLRKKWVDAINSTAKLTDDAMVCSRHFQEEQYMFVRGKRRLKPKVVPCLFQKESQNQVEKQNTDNESTNELEMDIDENKESTDKDSVNVDKENTDTDRIYTEKDITDKDRKNTKKDETDNDNKNKEDSTDKQTGEIERIDKSEDKCSSPEGSCTKSPRSVKNIDLEFSPNKDIEDILTNYHIKQTRPLSEISERETRGEREKDRREGESEPKYVEISVGGKNQDQTNEDCLMLLENVQVEIDPSMFPLDHDADFDRDQNIEQVDLDLDSSSDCIDLGEKKDDPISLLSSSDEDEVIIQEPHIDTISVSDATDEDDIPLLKLVKRHKKSKKCEKTAAINKILVNKYKCEVCKYSALDAADYSLHMSKHTHMIHMCEMCNYHTSSWLLMHRHKEKHTRESKNTKRRNREKKYKCPLCSYRAKHNMSLVYHMGTHGAKNDFECDKCGYFSNLKENVANHMKNCKSEFSCGYCSYRTGSKSCYSKHLKRFHDEAIDRDFVPSAWT